Proteins encoded by one window of Cannabis sativa cultivar Pink pepper isolate KNU-18-1 chromosome 4, ASM2916894v1, whole genome shotgun sequence:
- the LOC115712567 gene encoding uncharacterized acetyltransferase At3g50280, producing MEATTTRFELTQPDLTLIPLHYIQKGLLFPKPSQPFTQWIQRLETAFFKALDIFYPLAGRLVMTQNDDVQLTKSFFIDCNGAGGAFFDHVTFHDVTVADILDPLYIPDDVVYSFFPLNFVCNFQGVSKPLLAAQVTELVDGVFIGLSANHCVADGTMFWLFFNTWSQICRQNSVVLDPPHPVFDRDQFFEGINPYLLPLRIPFDPDRKTNNTPSSTPITLKQRMFRFSKETIAKLKAKAKAEIIHLSPTKSINNISSLQAVMAHLWVSITRNRSYLKSEDEVNYIVMVGLRQRMEPPLSEAYCGNAVMFGNVETTAGKLLGKNGLGWAALKMNKMVVSHTPKKAQEYLKNWAESPDEIKMKKELGCELLTGSSPRFNVYGNDFGWGRPVTVRSGPGNKYDGKLTVFPGSEHGSIDFEVCLRAQTLESMSVDKQFMETVTI from the coding sequence ATGGAAGCTACAACTACAAGATTTGAGTTAACACAGCCCGACCTTACACTCATTCCACTTCATTACATCCAAAAGGGACTTCTCTTCCCAAAACCATCTCAGCCCTTCACTCAATGGATCCAACGCTTGGAAACCGCTTTCTTCAAAGCACTCGATATTTTCTATCCTCTAGCGGGTCGCCTAGTCATGACCCAAAACGACGACGTTCAACTTACCAAATCTTTCTTCATAGACTGCAATGGCGCTGGCGGTGCTTTCTTTGACCACGTCACCTTTCACGACGTTACAGTTGCCGATATTCTCGATCCGCTCTACATCCCAGACGACGTCGTTTACTCTTTCTTTCCCTTGAACTTTGTTTGTAACTTCCAAGGAGTTTCAAAACCGTTGCTGGCGGCTCAAGTAACGGAGTTAGTTGACGGTGTTTTCATTGGTCTCTCAGCCAATCATTGCGTTGCGGATGGGACTATGTTTTGGCTTTTCTTCAACACGTGGTCTCAAATCTGTCGCCAAAACAGCGTCGTTTTAGACCCTCCACACCCAGTTTTCGATCGTGACCAATTCTTTGAAGGTATCAACCCATATCTTCTTCCACTTAGAATACCTTTTGATCCAGATCGAAAAACAAACAACACTCCTAGCTCAACACCAATCACATTGAAGCAAAGAATGTTTCGCTTTTCAAAAGAAACCATAGCCAAACTCAAAGCTAAAGCCAAAGCTGAGATAATCCATTTGTCACCCACAAAATCCATTAATAATATATCGTCTCTTCAAGCGGTCATGGCTCACCTTTGGGTGTCCATAACCCGGAACCGAAGTTACCTGAAATCCGAAGACGAAGTGAACTACATTGTAATGGTGGGTCTCAGGCAAAGAATGGAGCCGCCATTATCAGAAGCGTATTGTGGCAATGCGGTGATGTTTGGGAATGTGGAGACCACGGCAGGGAAGCTTTTGGGTAAGAATGGATTGGGCTGGGCAGCATTGAAAATGAATAAGATGGTCGTTTCGCATACCCCTAAAAAGGCCCAAGAGTACTTGAAGAATTGGGCCGAAAGCCCAGACGAAATAAAAATGAAGAAAGAGTTAGGGTGTGAACTGTTGACGGGTAGTTCACCACGGTTCAATGTTTATGGGAATGATTTTGGTTGGGGAAGACCAGTTACTGTGAGAAGTGGTCCAGGGAACAAGTATGATGGGAAGTTGACTGTTTTTCCTGGGTCTGAACACGGAAGCATTGACTTTGAGGTTTGTCTTCGAGCTCAGACACTTGAATCCATGTCAGTAGATAAACAGTTCATGGAGACTGTAACCATATGA
- the LOC115712569 gene encoding F-box protein At5g67140 isoform X1, producing MAVEAEIDRLPIDLLAHIFVLITSFTDLAQVSSVCRKWRKGVTQSLGGRHNLSFAGCKMDDVSTARLVRHAYSLKELDISRSRWGCQISDNGLYQISLAKCVSNLTSISLWGMTGVTDKGVAHLISRANSLQHLNIGGTFITDESLFVIADNCSHLKTIVLWSCRHITENGLVGLVNKCRKLEVINVWGTRVPVDCFIALLTISPALQIKSRGLLLNVGNPPIQQAVV from the exons ATGGCGGTTGAGGCTGAGATTGATCGGTTGCCAATTGATTTGTTAGCTCATATCTTTGTTCTCATAACTTCTTTTACTGATTTGGCCCA GGTGAGCAGTGTTTGCCGGAAATGGAGAAAAGGGGTTACTCAGTCTTTGGGTGGAAGACACAATTTGAGCTTTGCTGGCTGTAAAATGGACGATGTTTCTACTGCTCGTCTAGTCCGCCATGCTTATAGCCTCAAAGAGCTTGATAT TTCAAGAAGCCGTTGGGGTTGTCAGATCTCTGACAATGGACTTTACCAAATATCTTTGGCGAAGTGTGTCAGTAATTTAACCTCCATATCCTTATGGGGTATGACTGGAGTCACAGATAAAGGTGTTGCTCATTTG ATATCAAGAGCTAATTCATTGCAGCATCTGAATATTGGTGGTACATTTATCACAGATGAGTCTCTGTTTGTCATTGCAGATAATTGTTCACACCTAAAG ACTATAGTACTTTGGAGCTGCCGTCATATAACAGAGAATGGGCTTGTTGGTCTTGTAAATAAATGTAGAAAGTTAGAGGTGATCAATGTATGGGGCACCAGAGTTCCTGTAGACTGTTTCATTGCTTTGCTTACTATTAGTCCTGCTCTTCAGATCAAATCTCGAGGACTGCTTTTAAATGTTGGAAATCCTCCTATTCAACAAGCTGTTGTATGA
- the LOC115712568 gene encoding PI-PLC X domain-containing protein At5g67130 yields the protein MLPCLVDHRSLCNTLLLLLFFFFFSVLVTSSSACSSGTCQVLDACTAAVDCSPGLYCGNCPSSGATQPICTRAQAIIPTTIINGLPFNKYTWLVTHNSFSNVNAAPVAGAQRLTFYNQEDTVTNQLNNGVRGLMLDMYDFENDIWLCHSFRGQCFNFTAFQPAINVLKEVEAFLSANPSEIVTIIIEDYVHTTKGLTNLFAMAGLDKYWYPVSKMPKKGKDWPTVTEMVQENHRLLVFTSDSSKEAKEGIAYQWKYFLENESGDPGVKGACPNRKESKALDSKSATLFLQNYFPTYPVEADACKENSGPLAAMVGTCYKAAGNLMPTFLAVNFYMRSDGGGVFDIIDRMNGLTLCGCNTVTACQAGAPFGSCKNVAVPSRSPPTTTNAGSFTGSVQFTRSASTVNSSNRLFLFLVSFPLLAFWL from the exons ATGTTGCCGTGTTTGGTGGACCACCGTAGCTTATGCAACACCTTACTTCTGttgctcttcttcttcttcttttctgttCTTGTTACTTCTTCCTCAGCTTGCTCCAGTGGCACTTGTCAG GTTCTAGATGCTTGTACCGCGGCCGTGGACTGTTCCCCAGGTCTCTACTGTGGTAATTGTCCTTCTTCCGGTGCTACTCAGCCAATCTGCACCAGAGCTCAGGCAATCATTCCCACTACCATT ATTAATGGGTTGCCGTTTAATAAGTACACATGGCTGGTGACCCATAATTCGTTCAGTAACGTGAATGCAGCTCCTGTAGCTGGTGCTCAGAGATTGACATTTTATAATCAAGAGGACACTGTGACCAACCAGTTGAAT aaTGGCGTGAGGGGACTGATGTTGGACATGTATGACTTCGAGAACGATATTTGGCTCTGCCATTCATTTAGGGGCCAATGTTTCAACTTCACTGCCTTT CAACCTGCAATAAATGTATTGAAGGAAGTGGAAGCATTTTTAAGTGCAAACCCGTCTGAGATTGTGACAATTATAATTGAGGATTATGTGCATACCACGAAAGGGTTGACAAATTTGTTTGCTATGGCTGGGTTGGACAAGTATTGGTATCCTGTGTCCAAGATGCCGAAAAAGGGTAAAGATTGGCCCACTGTGACCGAAATGGTGCAAGAGAATCACCGACTTCTTGTTTTCACTTCTGACTCCTCAAAGGAGGCAAAAGAAGGAATAGCATACCAGTGGAAATACTTTTTGGAAAATGAGT CTGGAGACCCTGGGGTAAAAGGCGCATGCCCAAATAGAAAAGAGTCGAAGGCATTGGACTCGAAAAGTGCAACTCTTTTCTTGCAGAATTATTTTCCTACATACCCAGTTGAAGCTGATGCCTGCAAAGAGAATTCAGGTCCACTTGCTGCAATGGTTGGTACCTGTTATAAAGCAGCAGGCAACTTAATGCCAACCTTTTTGGCAGTAAATTTTTACATG AGGAGTGATGGAGGAGGGGTCTTTGATATTATAGACAGAATGAATGGCCTGACATTGTGCGGATGTAATACTGTCACTGCTTGCCAG GCTGGTGCACCTTTTGGGTCCTGCAAGAATGTAGCTGTTCCTAGTAGAAGTCCACCAACAACCACCAATGCAGGAAGCTTTACTGGATCTGTTCAGTTTACAAGATCTGCTTCAACTGTCAACTCTTCGAATCGCTTGTTTCTCTTCTTAGTATCATTCCCACTGTTGGCATTTTGGTTATGA
- the LOC115712569 gene encoding F-box protein At5g67140 isoform X2, giving the protein MAVEAEIDRLPIDLLAHIFVLITSFTDLAQVSSVCRKWRKGVTQSLGGRHNLSFAGCKMDDVSTARLVRHAYSLKELDISRSRWGCQISDNGLYQISLAKCVSNLTSISLWGMTGVTDKGVAHLTIVLWSCRHITENGLVGLVNKCRKLEVINVWGTRVPVDCFIALLTISPALQIKSRGLLLNVGNPPIQQAVV; this is encoded by the exons ATGGCGGTTGAGGCTGAGATTGATCGGTTGCCAATTGATTTGTTAGCTCATATCTTTGTTCTCATAACTTCTTTTACTGATTTGGCCCA GGTGAGCAGTGTTTGCCGGAAATGGAGAAAAGGGGTTACTCAGTCTTTGGGTGGAAGACACAATTTGAGCTTTGCTGGCTGTAAAATGGACGATGTTTCTACTGCTCGTCTAGTCCGCCATGCTTATAGCCTCAAAGAGCTTGATAT TTCAAGAAGCCGTTGGGGTTGTCAGATCTCTGACAATGGACTTTACCAAATATCTTTGGCGAAGTGTGTCAGTAATTTAACCTCCATATCCTTATGGGGTATGACTGGAGTCACAGATAAAGGTGTTGCTCATTTG ACTATAGTACTTTGGAGCTGCCGTCATATAACAGAGAATGGGCTTGTTGGTCTTGTAAATAAATGTAGAAAGTTAGAGGTGATCAATGTATGGGGCACCAGAGTTCCTGTAGACTGTTTCATTGCTTTGCTTACTATTAGTCCTGCTCTTCAGATCAAATCTCGAGGACTGCTTTTAAATGTTGGAAATCCTCCTATTCAACAAGCTGTTGTATGA